A window of the Brassica napus cultivar Da-Ae chromosome C5, Da-Ae, whole genome shotgun sequence genome harbors these coding sequences:
- the LOC106399956 gene encoding ervatamin-B-like has translation MTSIVFLVFLTIISMGSVSQATSRVTFNKPLIADHHQQWMTRFSRVYTNELEEKMRFDVFRKNLKFIEEFNKKGDKSYRLGVNEFSDWTEEEFIATHTGLKGINKISPSEFYDEMIPSWNWNVSDVARETKDWRSEGAVTPVRYQGQCGGCWAFSAVAAVEGVTKIARGNLVSLSEQQLLDCDRENNNGCSGGIMSDAFSYIIKNRGIASEQAYPFQMTEGMCRYNGRPAASIRGFQTVPSNNERALLEAVSRQPVSVSIDADGPGFMHYSGGVYDEPYCGTRVNHAVTFVGYGTSPEGIKYWLAKNSWGETWGENGYIRIRRDVEWPQGMCGVAQYAFYPVA, from the exons ATGACATCGATAGTATTCCTTGTGTTTCTAACGATTATTTCCATGGGAAGCGTCTCCCAAGCCACATCTCGTGTCACCTTCAACAAGCCCTTAATTGCTGACCACCATCAACAATGGATGACACGATTCTCCCGAGTTTATACCAATGAGCTTGAGGAAAAGATGAGGTTCGACGTGTTCAGGAAAAACCTGAAATTCATTGAGGAATTTAATAAGAAGGGAGATAAATCCTACAGGCTTGGTGTCAACGAGTTTTCGGATTGGACCGAAGAAGAGTTCATTGCCACACACACCGGTCTCAAGGGCATCAACAAAATTTCACCATCTGAATTTTACGATGAAATGATACCTTCTTGGAATTGGAACGTCAGTGATGTTGCCCGTGAGACCAAAGATTGGAGATCCGAAGGAGCTGTAACACCTGTTAGATACCAAGGCCAATGCG GAGGTTGTTGGGCGTTCTCAGCAGTCGCAGCGGTGGAAGGTGTGACAAAAATTGCCCGAGGCAACCTCGTATCTTTGTCTGAACAACAGCTTCTAGATTGCGACAGAGAGAATAATAACGGTTGTAGTGGCGGGATAATGTCAGATGCTTTCAGCTACATAATCAAAAACCGTGGCATTGCTTCTGAGCAAGCGTACCCTTTCCAAATGACCGAGGGGATGTGCCGTTACAATGGGAGACCCGCCGCATCAATCAGAGGGTTCCAGACCGTTCCAAGTAACAACGAGCGTGCCTTGCTCGAGGCAGTTTCGAGACAGCCTGTCTCGGTTTCCATTGACGCAGATGGACCCGGTTTCATGCATTACTCAGGTGGAGTGTACGATGAGCCGTACTGCGGGACCAGGGTGAATCATGCAGTGACGTTCGTTGGGTACGGGACGAGCCCTGAAGGGATAAAGTATTGGCTGGCTAAAAATTCGTGGGGTGAGACTTGGGGAGAGAATGGTTACATCAGGATTCGTAGAGATGTAGAGTGGCCTCAGGGCATGTGTGGTGTGGCTCAGTATGCTTTTTATCCGGTTGCGTAA